The Chloroflexota bacterium genome contains the following window.
GCGGAATCCACAAGTTGAGGATCAGCGGGCCGGTGGGAATCTCTTCGGTGGGTGCAGGGGGAACGGGACTCGGCTCTGGGGTGGGTGATAGTTCCGGGGTGCTGGTATCCACCCCAGGGGTCGCGGGCGAACATCCTGTCAGGGAGAAGATCAACCCCAACGCCAGGATAATCAAAATTGCCACAGAGGACATAGAGAAATTTTTATAAACTCTGCGCTCTCTGTGGCTGGCTTTTTGTATTTGAGACATCATTTTAATTCTATCGGGTTTTGCAGCAGCCCGAGCAGCAGTCGCAGGGCGTTTTCGACATCGCCCAGATCGATCATCTCGGAGGGGCTGTGGATGTAGCGGCAGGGGATCGAGAGACAGCCCGCCGGAACGCCAGAGCGCGAGAGCTGGATGGCACGCGCATCGGTGCTGCCGCGTTCGAGTACTTCTAGTTGGTAAGGGATTTCATCGGCTTCGGCGCGGTTGACCATCCAATTGACCACGCGCGGGTCGGCGATCATGCCCGAATCTTTGACCTTGATCGCCGGGCCTTGCCCCAGGCTGACTTCCATCGTGATGCCTTTGGGGGTGTCGCCCGTGCGAGTGACATCCACGGCCAGACCGAGTGTAGGCTCAATGCCAAATGCCGCCGTGGCTGCGCCGCGCACGCCGACTTCTTCTTGCACACTGAAAACGAAATACAGATCGTGTGGGCTGGCTTTAAGCGCTTTGAGCGCGGCGATGAGAATAGCAACGCTGACGCGGTCATCCATCGCTTTGGAGACCAGGCGGTTGCCCATTTCGCTGAAAGGGCGCTCGAAAACAGCCACATCGCCAACTTTGACCAGGCAATCGGCGCGGCTGCTGGCGCCCACATCAATGAACATTTCGTCAATTGGCGGCACGCGAAAACTACTCTCGATTTTTTCGGTGTCAATTACGCCCGCGGCGCCATTGAGAAAGCGTACCCGCCCGGCGGGGGTGTAGCGTGGAAAAACCCCGCCCAGATTGCTGAAGCGCACGAAGCCATTTTCGTCGATATGCGTGGCGATAATACCAATCTCGTCCAGGTGCGCCGAAAGCATCACGCGCTGCCCGGAAGGTTTGGCTCCCGATGCCGCTTTACGGGCGATCAGGTTGCCCAGCGCATCTACACGAATTTCATCGGCATAGGCTTCAATTTCAGCGCGCACCGCTTCACGGATTTCGTTTTCGTATCCTGATGGGCCGGGGATNNNNNNNNNNNNNNNNNNNNNNNNNNNNNNNNNNNNNNNNNNNNNNNNNNNNNNNNNNNNNNNNNNNNNNNNNNNNNNNNNNNNNNNNNNNNNNNNNNNNCAAATCGCTGCCGCGGTGTGGATGTAACGCGCCGGAACAGAGATAGATATACTTGGAATTCCGGCCCGTTGGCGGTGGATCGCTCCGGCGTCCGTGCCGCCCCCGCCGGGCTGGCGAATCTGGTAGGGGATGCTTGCGGCCTCGGCGCTTTGGCGGAAATGCTCGATCAGCCGCGGATGTGAGAGTGTGGCCGCGTCGGCTACGTAGATGGCCGGGCCAGCGCCCAGCCGCGTGTTGTAGCGAATATTCTCTTCGCCGTCCCAGACCGGCAAATCCATGGCCGGGGTGCTGTCGAGGGCTACAGCGAGATCGGGGTTGAATGCGTAGGCCGCCACACCCGCGCCGCGCAGCCCGACTTCTTCTTGTACGGTGAAGGCTGCCAGCAGGTCAATATTCGGTGGGGCGTTTTTTAGCAGGGTAATCAAACTCGCCACGCCAATGCGGTCGTCAATGGCTTTGGCGCGAATGCTCGCATGGCTGCTCGCGCTAATTTTCTCGAAGCGCGTGGCAAAGGTAGCCCGGTCGCCGGGTTTGGCTTTTGCGCCATTGCTGCCAATGTCAATCCGCAGCGAATTAATCGGAATCGCCTTCTGGCGTTCTCCAGCAGTCGTGAGATGAATGGGTTTGGCGCCGATCACACCAGGGATTTCTTCCGCGCCGACCAGTACGGGTTTGCCGACCAATTGGCGCTCATCCAGCCCCCCGACGGCTTCGAAGCGAAACAGGCCATCACCATCGTCGCTGGTGAGCATAAAGCCAACTTCATCCATGTGGGCGGCGATCATCACCCGCGGGCGCGCTCCGGAGCTTGTGCCTGCTTTCGTAGCCAGTACATTGCCCAGGGCGTCGGTGCGGATTTCGTCGGCGTGGCCTTCGATTTCGGCCAGTACAATTTTACGCACGGCTTCTTCATCGCCCGAAACGGCGCAGGCATTGGTCAGTTTTTCGAGAAGTTGCAGGTCAATTTCCATGTGATTATTCAGTTGCAGGTTGCAAATTGAAGGTTAAACGTTCCATGAAGTCGGCTTCGAGCGCGGTCACAAAATCGGCCAACAAACGCCCGGTGCGCTGGATGTCTTTGAGCGAGATGATTTCCACAGGGGTGTGCATATAGCGCAGCGGGATGCTGACTACCATTGTGGGGATGCCCTCACGGGCAATTTGCAGGGCATAGGCATCGGTGCCGGAGTGGCGCGGCATAGGTTCGATTTGATAGGGGATTTCGAGATCGTCGGCCACTTTTTTGATGGCTTCATGCACTCCGGGGTGGATATTCGGTCCCCAGCCGAGGGTGATGCCCTTTCCCAGAGGGTAGGATTGGTGTTTGGGGGTATCCGGGCCTTGCGCCCAGGTCACGTCGATGGCGATGGCGAGCTGTGGGCGCAGTCCGTAGGCCGATGTCAGCGCACCGCTCATGGTTTCTTCTTCCTGCACAGTGGCGACAGCCCACACATCCC
Protein-coding sequences here:
- a CDS encoding M42 family peptidase, which encodes MEIDLQLLEKLTNACAVSGDEEAVRKIVLAEIEGHADEIRTDALGNVLATKAGTSSGARPRVMIAAHMDEVGFMLTSDDGDGLFRFEAVGGLDERQLVGKPVLVGAEEIPGVIGAKPIHLTTAGERQKAIPINSLRIDIGSNGAKAKPGDRATFATRFEKISASSHASIRAKAIDDRIGVASLITLLKNAPPNIDLLAAFTVQEEVGLRGAGVAAYAFNPDLAVALDSTPAMDLPVWDGEENIRYNTRLGAGPAIYVADAATLSHPRLIEHFRQSAEAASIPYQIRQPGGGGTDAGAIHRQRAGIPSISISVPARYIHTAAAI
- a CDS encoding M42 family metallopeptidase, which gives rise to MPGPSGYENEIREAVRAEIEAYADEIRVDALGNLIARKAASGAKPSGQRVMLSAHLDEIGIIATHIDENGFVRFSNLGGVFPRYTPAGRVRFLNGAAGVIDTEKIESSFRVPPIDEMFIDVGASSRADCLVKVGDVAVFERPFSEMGNRLVSKAMDDRVSVAILIAALKALKASPHDLYFVFSVQEEVGVRGAATAAFGIEPTLGLAVDVTRTGDTPKGITMEVSLGQGPAIKVKDSGMIADPRVVNWMVNRAEADEIPYQLEVLERGSTDARAIQLSRSGVPAGCLSIPCRYIHSPSEMIDLGDVENALRLLLGLLQNPIELK